The Ipomoea triloba cultivar NCNSP0323 chromosome 13, ASM357664v1 genomic interval ttattttggaTGCAAAAAATGAGGATTTAACTTCTACTCAAGATGTTAGCACCTCATTGATAATTAAAGATGGTCAGAAAACTAATAAAAGGAATGCATTCGGTGTATTCTAAGgttcacttttgatttgaataatttgtaactttttaattctttgcatttcaatttcaacaaaatgggtaattatttaataattttttgcaTGTAGATCTTTAATTTTTAGTAATTCTATTATACaacttatattaatataattcttttcaaattttcattcttttaattaaacacatttaaattattatatgaagTATTACAACAATATTACTAATATTTAGTCCGTGTATCGAACTAGTCAATTACTAGTAtgtatgcatgtgtgtgtgtgtgtgtatatatatatataggagaatGTTTAATTAGGTGATCGAGAACACTTCCCCCAATAAAATGTGGGGACACATTCACACCATCCCTAGTCACTATTGAGAAATAAAGACTAGGATTTTACTActactaaactttcaagtttgcaatacTTATAAAATGAACCAtcgtttttaaatttttttaatatttataaaattgacctaatattttttttttactaaaaccttcAACCATTGATGAATGTTGCTGGACGGCTAAGATCATTCCTCACTCTTTACAGGAGGACCATATTCTCATTTTATCCTaccaatgtgtgtgtgtgtgtgtgtgtgtgtgtatgtatcaCAAATATATCACAATAGTGACAATACAGTGAACATATAtcataaatatatcaaaatagtGACAATACAATGAACATATATCACATCATAGTGACAATACAGTGAATAAATCACACACAAAAAATAGGGGTTGCGATTAAAATTGCTTCCACattaataaatcataatatatcgCAAATATATCACAATACAGTTATTACAGTGAacatatatcacaaattatcACAATAGTGACAATATAGTGaacaaatatcacaaattatCACAATAGTGACAATACAGTGAACATATAtcacaaatatatcaaaatagTGACAATATAGTGGACATATATCATAAATATATCACAATAGTGACAATACACTGATACAGTGAAAAAATCACCCataaaaaattagggtttgcgaTAAAAATTGCTTCCACATTAATAAATCACAATATatcagataataataataatatatcgcAAATATATCACAATACAATCATTACAGTCAACAAATAACAAatcaaaaattagggtttgcgaTTTACCTTGGTTTCCCGCAATAATCCCCGGAGAACAAAGGCCTCTATTAATAATCACGTATCACGATAAGGGCTTCCACCACCAACGATCATCGGACAACCGACCAATCAGACTATTAGACTCGGTCTCACCGTCCCACCGTATCGGACTAACAGAGAACAACCGACAATAGAGGGAAAACTAGAGAAGATGACTCATAGAGATTGAGAGTAGAGACTACAGAGTCTCAGAGTAGAGAGTAGAAAGAAGTCAGAGAAGATGAACGATTGCGGAAATGAACGCTATCAGcgttcaaaaaatatatatacaaagctTAAATAACGTCGCATGGTATGTAACCTAATCCTAATCCTAAAAAATATCGGATATTCGGGCGGGTCGGATATCAAAATATCAAACCCTATCCGAACTCCCTTCTCCGACGTCGTTTAGCCTCGCGGTTCGGATACGGCCATTCAAATACGGATCGGGTCGGATTGGCTTGATTCGGATTTCAAACCGGGCGGTTTCTTTGGGTATGGTCGGGTTTGCACAGTCCTagttttgtatattgagatctaaaattgtgaatatttaatttaaaattgtgaaaatagagTTCAATTTTGGACGCAGTTTTAGACCCGGGTCAACCTGACaatcttgtaaggtggacccgaaTCTATGGCATAACAACTTCATGGCCGCCAAACCGTTCTTAATTAGCCGCTTGTCCAGGCCTAATTAGTAGCgcggcaaaaaaaaaaatgacttgaACTTCTAATTACTCAAACTTTGTTACAATGCTTTTATAGTTTACATACAGGTTTGTGCAATTAACACAGGTAATACGACACCAGGTTTCCCTTTAGTGACCTTAGCTTGTAGTGTGATTCTCGGGGATAGATTGTCTATTCGATATATCgatcttatgattttttttttaacaaaaatttgtgtgagaccgtctcacgtaTCTTTATCTGTGAGACTGATCGggttaaaatgaaaatattaaaaaatgtaatacaaattaagaatataataaaatatttgttacttataaggaaacaGTAATTGGTAAAGCTTgttgaagaaaaaatgtaatatattacattattatccAGTATAAGTATTAATATTACATTAGTCATTCATAGTACACTATCctttaataattgttttaacttttttttttttttttgacacatGCATGCACTTACATTGCCACTCCGcctcaaattttcaaattggatTTGCACGCCCCAACTTTTTGACGAGAAGATCCGTAATGAATTTTGCCCCTGCATCAACGGCGACCGCCCTTCTCTACCTGGGCCGCCGTCTCCCCTCCGCCTCCTGGGCCAAAATCTTGTTTTGCTCGTCCTACTTCGGCGGAATCATCATTCATCACTCCTCAATTTTCACATTCAATGTCTACCTCGGCGGCCGGTCCACTTTCGCCGACTCCACATTCGCCACAATGTTCGTAACCTAGAACCCCTTTCCCTGCCTAGAGGATAGAAACTGAGTAATGTGCTGGATAATTAATTTTCCTGGATTAATACAGTCcactgtttttgtttttaattttttaataaatttattgtttGGGTTTATACATGAAGTCATATGTATTGTATGTTAAAGACTTGaagattataatatatatatatatatatatatatataagtaacaaCTTTGCTCATTTTCCtactcattttttagaaaataaccaaacacacaaaaacagTTTTGCGCTGTGCAACCAAACACCGGAAAGGGGAAAtgttttccagaagtcatttttctgctttccaaacacacccgtactcccaaattctactccatCACTTTTACTTCATAATAAAGATTGagtattttcatcatgtggtTCCAGGATAGGTGTCTACATCAAAAGTCTGTGAGAGGAAGTACAAGTTGAGAGTCTGAAATGGGAGTCCATGTAGTATTTAATTgttcttttaactttttttgaCACTCCGGGCTGACGGATAGtatgatttttcaaatttgtaacCTCACATTTGAAAGAGTCACAATCATGCCATTCGACTACAAAGTTTTTGGCAAACATCTTTTAGTTACATTAAAGTTAACTAttgtaattcatttttttcttaaaaaaactATGATATAAATTcgacaagaatatatatatatatatatatatatatatatatatatatatatatatatatatatatatatatatatatatatatatatatatatatatatatagtcataatcaggtgtggccgcgtcttaacgtgtggtcagtgcggccgcaccactatgtaaaCAGATATgcaccacttaatgttagaaaatgtactatacaaatatgcaccgttaAGTACacaacaccaaaaaacacaccactagatatgcaaatatacaccacacagtgttaggaaatgcaccattaggggcaggagagttatggtgcattattttgggtgtgtggtgtgtttttagatgtttttgtgtattttcatttgtggtgcattttctaacattgagtggtgtatatttgtatacatagtgatgTATTCTGCACTGGCCGCACGGGAAGACACGGCCACagttgaatagaaatatatatatatatatatatatatatatatatatatatatatatatatatatttatttatttatttatttataggaGAAGGTTTAATTAGGTGAGAAGTGAGAACACCTCTCCCAATCAAAAAGTGGGGACACATTCACACCCATCATATTGAGAAATCAAAGACTAGGATTTTACAActactaaactttcaagtttgcaatacTTATAAAATGAATctcacttttaaattttttatacttataaaattgaccaattattatttttttactaagacCTTTAATCATTAATGAATCTTGCTGGATGGCTAAGATCATTCCTCACTCTTTACCTGAGAGCCCTATTCTCATTTAATCCTACcgattgtgtatatatatatatatgtgtttgtgtgtaGTCATTattttagatacataaaaaattactacttaaattatataaatttactaCTAtaactatacaattattatttttttaattgtaaattacATAAATGGACTGtttgtatcaattttttttatattatatttacagtattatttttatgtaggTGCGTTGACCTGGTCCATTATATAGCGTGGACGGTGGACCTGTCCATTATATAATTTGCTATCCTCGGGCCAGGGCATTAGGCTCACACTTGCAACACAATATATCTCTAATACAAGAccgaaagagagaaaaatccaCCAAAATTGGCGAAAAAGATGAAGGATTGCCATGTCCTTTTAGTAATGTATCCAGCGCAAGGCCAAATTAATCCTTGTCTACAATTCGCAAAGCGCCTTGCAAAATTGGGCGTTAAGATCACCTTCATGACAAGTATCTCCGCCATCAATCGCATGCAGGAATCCATAGAAGGGGTAGACTTTGCAACCTTTTCGGACGGATACGATGCTGGGTTTAAGGGCTCCATGGAAGATGAGTACCCTGAGTTCTATGCTTCTTTAAAGGCTAGAGGGTCCAAAGCCGTGGCAGACCTTATCGCGGCTAAACGGGAAAATGGCTCCCCGTTCTCTCGAGTTATCTACACCACGGTTATGCCGTGGGTGGGTTTACTGGCGGGCATTCTTCAAGTTCCCAGCACGCTTCTTTGGGTTCAAGCCGCTACGATTTTCGATATTTTTTACTACTATTTCACGGGGGACGAGGAACGTTTTAGAAGTTGCACGGGGGATAATGATGGAGTGGTTGAGCTTGGAGGGTTGATGGCGCTTAGCCCAAGGGAGTTCCCTTCCTATTTGCTTGCGGAAGCTTCCAATGCCACGGATTTTATGATAGCACAACTCATGAAAGACCATGTTGAGCTGATTAAGAAAGAAGGGCGCCCCAAGGTTCTTGTGAACACTTTTGATGCGTTGGAGTTTGAGGCTTTGAGGGTTATAGAGAAGGTTGGATTGGTAGGAATTGGGCCCTTGGCTCCTCCTGCGGCCTACTTGGACGGGGTAGATCCTTATTGTGACGGGAGAGAAAAGGGTAACGATTATGTCGAGTGGCTGGATTCCCAGGCTAAAGGTAGTGTGATTTATGTAGCGTTTGGTAGCTATTCAGATGTACCAAATCAAATGATGGAGGAGATTGCACAAGGGCTAGTTCAAACGGGAAGGCCGTTTTTGTGGGTAATGAGGGAGGGTGGGAATGGCGAAAATCCGGAGGAGAAGTTGAGCTGCAAGGAGGACGTGGAAAAACAAGGGAAAATAGTGCGTTGGTGCTCACAAGCTGAGGTTTTACAGCATTTCAGCGTGGGATGTTTCGTGAGTCATTGTGGATGGAATTCCACTCTAGAGGCTCTGACTTATGGAGTCCCTATTGTGGGGTGCCCACTTTGGACCGATCAAGGGTGTAACTCTAAACTCATACAAGATGTTTGGAAGACTGGGGTTAGAGTGAATGTCAATGTGAAAGGCATTGTTGAGGCTAATGAATTGAAGAGGTGCATAGAATGCATAATGGGGGAAGGGGAGATAGCACAAGGGTTGAGAAATAATGCTACAAAATTCAAGGCTTTGGCTAAGGAAGCAATGAGGGAAGATGGCTCATCTAATGTCAATCTCAAGGCATATGTGGAGGAGGTGCTTCTTGGTCTTGTGTGAGAATAATATCTTATGTGGATTTTTACCTTGTCATTAAAAAATGTTTAATCTGATCTTTGATATATCGGTGATGAGAACTTATTTAGTCGAACTTTTTATAAAACATTTTTACCTGTTTTAGTACAAATAAAACAGTTTTACTTAAAATTTTACTCTAGACTTTTATCATCCAAACATAAAGGAATCCACCATCAATTTGAGTCAAGTGTGATCAtatctttaaagtttaaaactttATTCTCACACTCtatctttaaagtttaaaactttattttcaCACTCTAGACTTTTACCATCCAAATGTATCACCTCCTCTGAAACTCAAACCAACTCCCTCCCATATGAAAGTGCAACTAGCTtaggtgtcactagaccacaaggatTAATTTAAATGCTATTAGTTTCACATTTTCTATATATACTTAGTGTTGGGATGAAGTTTTTATTTGAATCCTAGATGAAGCACCTTGAAATTATTATCTCTTTTTGTTTCCCTTTCTTGCATTATGTCTATActctacaaattaaattaaactttggCAACACTTCCTCCAGTACTATAACTTTTCACCTTAGCTCTAGTTTTCTGAAAACAGTATATTTGAGTGCTCTAATATGTTGTTGTAACCCATTGTATTTTGGGTAACTAACGATTCAACGCTTAGCTTCTAGCACCATCATgaggaaataaattaattttaaagaaagtgTGAATCGCACGTCTTATATTAACCCCTTTCAAAAATTACCACACtgtgtttttgaaaattttttatatttgatttgtttttaattatattgaagAAAATCTAATAATACCTTCATCCAAACCttatagtataaataaaaacacaccaacgacaatgGCTAAATAAAacgttgtctttaaaaaaataaacgctaaagacaacggttttaaaaaatcgttgtctttgtagtgttgtgtattcaagttcacttaaagacaacaccaacggcaataattaaataaaaccgttgtctaaattaaaaaaaaaaaacaaacaaacgggtgcacaaagacaacggttttaataaaccattgtctttgaagtgttgtctattcaagtgtgcttaaagacaacacacaaacaacaacagttaaataaaatcattgtctttttaaaaaaaaaacgcgcaAAGATAACGGTTctaaaaaactgttgtctttgtagtgttgtgtattcaagtgcacttaaagacaacacaccaacgacaacagttacataaaaccgttgtcttttatttaaaaaaaatgcacatagacaacggtttttaaaaaccattgtctttgaAGACAATACTTTTGTCAAAAACTAttgtctttttagtgttgtctatgtgcatttttcttatAGTGTCAAATAACACATTTGTGATTTTCTTTGAGAGAAGGTTACAGACTTATAGGATCGAACTCCCGTGgtagagttaatagtactcaaCAAATAAAAAGAGTAATCATAGCACATGCCACATGGATTCCAAGTTTTTAACTTCTTTAAAGAAATCTTCCAAGATTCCTAAATCAAGAACTTTCATAATTCAACTTTCTGACTAGACCTCCAAAATTTAAGATCCcccttttgaaaaaaaataatttattttcaaataaaaattatatatatattattaaaatatattgctaacacataaaaaaataatgtaacatTAATACAATGTATTATGACAGGTTGTGGATGAATAATTTCTTTGCACTCAGAGCATTGATTTAGTAAATGAAAAAGATGTATTACTTAAGACTTGTTTCTAATGGACGAGTGTACGATTTCTAACGAATAGTTATcaagaaattaataataatatcttttaAGTCGACCAAGTGTATGGTTGCACGTTGAACTAAGTAGCTAATATTTTTTGTCCACAGCCATCTCTCCCATGCTACTCACGTGTTTTTGCTGTCCAAATGTTCCAGTGCTTCGACAAAACGTGGCCTGTCAGGCTGTCACAGTAGTAACAAGACAAAATGTTGTACAATCGGACAAAATGTTTATAGGTATATAtgataagtatatatataccaacGAATAAAAATCTAGTTTCAAATACGTTCGGATTTTATTATAAGTTGAAAAtagtacaaataaaaataaaaattataacttaaaaaaaaaaaaagtaatcagAGCATGTGATGTTAGTTTCCTTTACTTCTCTAATTaaccaaatttaattcaaaatatttaaaatgcaatacttttagaACGCAAATTTTGATAATAGCTCCGAAAGGTGTGATCATGTAGGTGAAACATCATTCTCAAACATGAAAGTTCggttacaagttcaattttTGCCAACATCATCTTGGTCGAGCTCATCACATGAAATGTTTCTAGTGCGATTtactttaaagtatatatataccaacGAATAAAAATCTAGTTTCAAATACGTTCGGATTCTATTACACATGATTGAGATTTATCCCGTGAATACATCAGATAGTGGTTGCAAAATGATATGGTATCAATAAAAGTGACGGCATTTTTGTCACTTTAAAGTAAATAGTAagcataaaatataaaaattgactCTCTTGTAAGACCATCTCACGGATTCTTATATGTATGAGATGAGTCGGgtcaagattatatatatatatatatatatatatatatatatatatatatatatatatatatatatatatatatatatatatatatatatatatatatatatatatatatatataNNNNNNNNNNNNNNNNNNNNNNNNNNNNNNNNNNNNNNNNNNNNNNNNNNNNNNNNNNNNNNNNNNNNNNNNNNNNNNNNNNNNNNNNNNNNNNNNNNNNNNNNNNNNNNNNNNNNNNNNNNNNNNNNNNNNNNNNNNNNNNNNNNNNNNNNNNNNNNNNNNNNNNNNNNNNNNNNNNNNNNNNNNNNNNNNNNNNNNNNNNNNNNNNNNNNNNNNNNNNNNNNNNNNNNNNNNNNNNNNNNNNNNNNNNNNNNNNatatatatatatatatatatatatatatatatatatatatatatatatatatatatatatatatatatatatatatatatatatatatatatatatatatatatatatatatataatacttctATTGACGGTGGTAATATTAATCAAgtataaaatatgattttaaaatattacattcttctttaataaatttaaacacATTGCCTTATAAGTATTAAACATTATagtttattcctgattagtactCCCTCTGTCATATTTTATCTATCATACTTACTCTTTATTGGTCAAacaaactctttcttctttgttttttttattaccattttcttataatttttaatttttattttttgtgttcaatagtacttttaatataatttctaaataaataaactttacaTGCTAATtctaattaaacttaatattatgaaaaactaaattgtaaataacttcagTTAAGTCTAGCTAACCAAACCTGatatataaaatgggacggagtgAGTATGGTAGAGGTGACCTATGTTAAGGGTGGGTGAGTGTTGAGGGAGCCATTGCTTGTGATGCAGACTAGGTAGGCTCCCTACGGAAAATGCAAAGATCTGTACGTAGGGGTTGGTCTGTGTTTTGAGGGTGCATGGGTGAGGGCCATTGCTTAGGGTTGAGGCTTCATTGACGCCCTTTGGTAAAAATGCAAAGAGATGTACAGATTGGATTGGCCAAGGTCATAAGGTGGTGTTGGGGTTGATTGGCTTGAGGGCATCGGTCCCATTCTTTGGTGCAGGGTAAGGGTCATAAAGAGTGTGATTGATGGAGCTGAGTGTGTCATGTGCATGATTGATTAGTGTGACCGAAGTGCTTGGGTGTTGATTAGATGGGCGTTTGATAAAGGAAAATATATCCTACTCTTACTTCTAAATTCAACTCctaacttttatttttctttcaaaaattttgatgttgacattttcaCTTGGACccacataataaaaatagttaATCATCAATTGCTACATGAGGAAGTAAAAGTGATAAAGTAGAAGTAAAGAGTACATGTAGTAAAATTCTTTGATAAATTACATTAATGCATAGTCTAGGTGGGGGTATGTGCAATGTGAGCCGTGAGATTGTGAACCCATGTGCATGTCCTGTTGGGGTTCTTTTGTATTGAGCTAGAGATGGTAGTCATTAAAGGTCTTTTCTAGGCCTTAACTTCTTTGTACATAGTTTTTTGGTGATTAATAAAAGGGGgtttggtttatatatatatatatatatccattgtTTAAGTGAGTTTATCCCTTTGAATGAGTCTCTGTTGACAAATCTAGACTattgaatgcttgagatcaatGGTATAAATTTCGCTGAGTGTGTAACTGTGCAAGTGAAGGGAACAGTTGGTGAAATCTAGATCATTTATTTTAAGTATTCAATGGCCCAGATATGTTCACATATTCACTCATTTAATCatgagtatgtatatatatatatatatatatatatatatatatatatatatatatatatatataagtattacaattttttactCAGATTCATGAGACCGTCTCTAGTTTTTGTCAATATAAAATATCTTGtccataaaatataaaatatggcatatgaattataaatttgggCATTGTAAACTTTGGGTGTTAAGCTCacacttgcaccacattatcCCTAAAACAAGAACATCAGATCGAGATGAAGGATTGCAATGTCCTCTTAGTGATGTATCCGGCGCAAGGCCAAATCAATCCGTGTCTACAATTCGCAAAGCGCCTTGTGAGATTGGGAGTTAAGGTCACCTTCTTGACAAGTATCTCCGTCGTCAATCGCATGCCGGAACCGCCGTCCATTCACGGGGTAGACTTCGCCACCTTCTCCGACGGGTGCGACGCCGGGTTCAAGGGCTCCGACGAGGAGTACCTCGAGTTCAACGCTTCTTTAAGGGCAAAAGGGTCCAAAGCAATTTCAGATCTCCTCACGGCTAAACTCCAAGAAGGGTCCCCAATCGTTCAAGTTATATACACCACGTTTATGCCGTGGGTGGGCTTATTGGCCCAAAGTCTTGGAGTGCCCAGCACGGTTCTTTGGATTCAACCCGCCGCCATTTTCGACATTTTTTACTACTATTTCACGGGGTACGAGGAGAGGTTCAGAGGTGATGATATTGGAGTGGTTGAGCTTCCAGGGTTGATGCCGCTAACTGCGAGGGAGATCCCTTCCTTTTTGCTCCCTACGGCTTCTAGCGCTACTGATTTTATGATAGCTCAATCCATGAAAGACCATATTGAGCTGATTAAGAAAGAGAGACCCAAGGTTCTTGTGAACACTTTTGATGCGTTGGAGTTTGAGGCTTTGAGGGTTATAGAGAAGGTTGGGTTGGTAGGAATTGGCCCCTTGGTTCCTTCTGCCTACTTGGATGGGGAAGATCCTTGTGACACTTCGTTTGGGGGTGACATGAGAAAGAAGAGTAATGGTTATGTGGAGTGGTTGGATTCTAAGGCTAAAGGTAGTGTGATTTACGTAGCGTTTGGTAGTTACTCTGAGTTACCTGATGAAATGATGGAGGAAATTGCGCGAGGACTAGTTGAAACGAGAAGACCGTTTTTGTGGGTGATTAGGGAGGGAGGGAATGACCAAAAGCCGGAGGAGAAGTTGAGTTGCAAGGCAGATCTGGAAAAGCAAGGGAAAATAGTGCGTTGGGGCAATCAAGTCGAGGTTTTGCAACACTCTAGCGTGGGATGTTTTGTGAGTCACTGTGGATGGAATTCAACTTTAGAGGCTTTGACTTCTGGGGTCCCTATGGTGGGGTGCCCACTTTGGACGGATCAATGGTGTAACTCTAAGTTCATTCAAGATGTCTGGAAGACCGGGATTAGAGTGGATGTGAATGAGAAAGGCATTATTGAAGCTAATGGATTGAAGAAGGCCATAGAATGCATAATGGGTGAAGAGGAGACAGGACAAGGCTTGAGAAATAATGCTACAAAATTCAAGGCTTTAGCTAAGGAAGCAATGAGAGAAAATGGCTCATCTTATGTCAACCTCAAGGCATATGTGGATGAGGTGTTACTTGGTCATGGGCAAGAATAATATTCTACGGAGTATATCTTTTAAATTTGAACTATTTGTAGTTGTTTTAATAAACATGtgctatatattatttaaaaagttacaaaaaTATCACTGTGAGTGTTTTATTAGTATCTCTTTTTTCAAACAAGATGTGACAATagtctaatataatttttatcatcTAAAATCTACTAGTTGTGGTTTTTTATCGAAATTCTTatgcattttctaatattatgggctttgTAGATTCTAATTATTATGGTGAGCTTGATAGAATCCAATTGCTATCCATGCCCATATTCTAATTAGGGTGGTGAGCTTGATAGACTCCAATTGCTATCCATTTATATTTTCACTATGAGGTTTGGTTATGGAGGTTGTGGGACTTTGGTTAGAAGGAATGAATTCGggggaaaggaattgtaatttagtgggaaaagaataaggtgatgaataaagtaggaattcacGTTCTGGTATGgaggaatagaattattgaaAATGAGAATGGAAGAAgtaatataaagactaaaatgcccttttgtaataacaacaacaacaataataatagccaaagaccttgtggtctagtggcactcggtgtcccgatttacactctcacatgaatgatgaaaaaaaaattaaatttagagTTTACCctaatccacgatataaattgctcATTTTCTCCATGTTTCCCTTTATCCAAAAAAACCACTAATGCAAGTTGCCCTCCATCATTTGTTTTACTATTTTCTCTCCATTATTTCAATACAAATAGGGGATGTAATTGGTTACCAAATCATCAATTCATTACAACATTTTCTTCTTACAACACTTAAGCTTAGCATTCTCTTTTGTGATCTCTTTTGTCTTTATACAATTGAgatattatttttctctcaaaaTAGCAATTTCCTCTTTTCTCTCCATTATAAACacaataaacattaaaaatctaaaaaattacaattttttaatttctaaacacGAAACaatctaatattatttatattaaattattagaatataaaataatacggagtagtataataatttttaataaatttttaagttgGCCCACAGAGCCCGCGAACCCGCATGAGACGGCTAGAGTTGCATAATCCTAACCCGCGAGCTGACCCACATTAACACCCCTAATTAAGTAACATGATGTCATGAGGGATATTCACCCGACTATGTGTAGAGCTTGATATTTCGAAACGACTTGTCGCGAGGGTATGTACCTTATGTGCTTTTAGTGTGGAGTGTATGGTCACTACAAAGATAAGTGGATGCAGAGATTGATCAGAATGAAACCCAAAAAGGAAAGGAGTACATCaataattgttataccatggaccaatgttcaaaaaaaacaaatggaCCAGTGTttatattacattgtgaatcctatataaaaattttgtactttcagttaacacattttatacCTATAGTTAACAGTTTTTGTAcgtgtaaacaaataacttgataaaaatgctgacatataatatgataaCATGGTTGGCATGGTGGTTTAACATCAtgtcccttaagcatgaggttgagTTCAATCCCCACACACGTGAAtggtgaatggagcaaaccatttggccagtcccctaccacacacttagtgtgctgatcttccttcatttatttttatttgtgctTACAAGCTTTGGCTTAATAATACAAGCTTTTCACATTCTCTACAT includes:
- the LOC116002796 gene encoding crocetin glucosyltransferase, chloroplastic-like, with amino-acid sequence MKDCHVLLVMYPAQGQINPCLQFAKRLAKLGVKITFMTSISAINRMQESIEGVDFATFSDGYDAGFKGSMEDEYPEFYASLKARGSKAVADLIAAKRENGSPFSRVIYTTVMPWVGLLAGILQVPSTLLWVQAATIFDIFYYYFTGDEERFRSCTGDNDGVVELGGLMALSPREFPSYLLAEASNATDFMIAQLMKDHVELIKKEGRPKVLVNTFDALEFEALRVIEKVGLVGIGPLAPPAAYLDGVDPYCDGREKGNDYVEWLDSQAKGSVIYVAFGSYSDVPNQMMEEIAQGLVQTGRPFLWVMREGGNGENPEEKLSCKEDVEKQGKIVRWCSQAEVLQHFSVGCFVSHCGWNSTLEALTYGVPIVGCPLWTDQGCNSKLIQDVWKTGVRVNVNVKGIVEANELKRCIECIMGEGEIAQGLRNNATKFKALAKEAMREDGSSNVNLKAYVEEVLLGLV
- the LOC116001757 gene encoding crocetin glucosyltransferase, chloroplastic-like, translating into MKDCNVLLVMYPAQGQINPCLQFAKRLVRLGVKVTFLTSISVVNRMPEPPSIHGVDFATFSDGCDAGFKGSDEEYLEFNASLRAKGSKAISDLLTAKLQEGSPIVQVIYTTFMPWVGLLAQSLGVPSTVLWIQPAAIFDIFYYYFTGYEERFRGDDIGVVELPGLMPLTAREIPSFLLPTASSATDFMIAQSMKDHIELIKKERPKVLVNTFDALEFEALRVIEKVGLVGIGPLVPSAYLDGEDPCDTSFGGDMRKKSNGYVEWLDSKAKGSVIYVAFGSYSELPDEMMEEIARGLVETRRPFLWVIREGGNDQKPEEKLSCKADLEKQGKIVRWGNQVEVLQHSSVGCFVSHCGWNSTLEALTSGVPMVGCPLWTDQWCNSKFIQDVWKTGIRVDVNEKGIIEANGLKKAIECIMGEEETGQGLRNNATKFKALAKEAMRENGSSYVNLKAYVDEVLLGHGQE